The uncultured Fusobacterium sp. DNA segment GAAGGTATTCCTTTGGAATTAACAAATGAATTTTCTGAAGATTTATCTTCAGAAATTCCTGTAACAAAACTAGATGATGGTTCAAATAAAACAGATAATATTTCTAACAATCCCTCTTCATTTTCTATAAAAGCACAAATAACAGGAGCAGATAAAGATAGAATCTATGAAAAGATAATATCTTTAGTAAAAAAAAGGCAACCTGTAAGTCTATATATAGATAAGTTGTATAGTAATTTAGGGATAACAAGTGTAAGTAAAAACATCACTACTTATACATATATTGAAATAACAATTTCATTCACACAAATGGAATATGCACATATAGAATTTATTCCGGCTCCTTCCATTGCTGCGAAACCACTTGTTTCTGAAAAAACTGAAATAAGAACAGGAAAACAAGAATGGGAGGGAGAACTTGCAAGTGAAAGCATAAAGTTAAGAGGGGAGTAATATGAATTTTAAATTTAATATTATAAAAGGTTCGATACCTTATCGAACTTCAATAGTAATAAATAAAAAAGAATTTATTTTTGATTTTAAAATGAACTCTTATGATAGGAGGATTTACATAGATTTATATGATAATCAATTAAATCCTATTTGTTATGCTGAACCTGTAAGTTTTGGGATACCTTTATGGTTTAATAAATTAGCTGATGAGAGAGGAAACTTTAATGAAAAGTTTCCAAAGGCTTATATAATTGCTAATACTAAAGACCGAATTTATAAAAAAATAACTTATGATAATATAGATGAAATAGAAATGCTTGTGAAGGAGGTTTAAGATGCAGAGAATAACAGCTTTAAGACCTCTTTTTCCTAGAAATTCTTTTCTTGTAGTAAACGGGAAAACAATTAATGATGAAAATAATGGTGGATTAAAGTTTCAAGCTGAAATAAAATCAGGAAATGATAAAAAAATAGGTGTAGGAAGATTTTATATTTATAATTTATCACAAGATATTGCAGTAGGCAGTGAAGTAAAATTAAACTTTGGTTATGCAGATGATGTAGGAGAATATGGAATTTATGAGGTTATAAAAACAAATAAATATAGAGACGGTGGTGATATTATTAAAGAACTTCTTTGTTCTGAGAGAAGTAAAAATACAAGTCAAATAATATCTCTTTCTATTGATGGGAATGTGAGAATATCAGATGCTTTAAAAAAAGTTTGTCAATCAGCAGGGATAAATATCATAAATATGGAACTTTTAAACGACAAAATTTATACAAATGGTTATACCTGTTATAATAAAGCCTTTCAGGAAATAAAAGAGCTTGTAGAAGATGCTGAAAGTAAAATGATATTAAAATCAAATGATTTGTATATTTATCATAAAGAACTTAAAGAAAAAATTATAAGTTTGAGTTTTGGAAGTGGACTTATTGAAAATCCTACATTTTCAGAGAAACTTGTAAATGAATCTGAAATAGATGTAGCAAGTGACAACAAAGAGGGAAATGTGGAATGGACAAGCAAAAAACCACAACTTACAGCAACCACTACTAAAGAATATGATTATGACATAAAATGTTTCCCAATTCATTATATAAAAAAAGGGGATACTGTAAATATTGTAAGTGATACTTTTACAGGGTTAGCACAAGTAAGAGAGATAGAAATCAATTTAAAAGATAGTTGGATTATGAATTTAAAGGTTAAGGTGTTGTAATGGAAAATATAAGTATTATTCTATGTGAAGTTCAAGCTGTGAGAAATAATAGATTTGTAGATCTTAAACCTTTATTCAAGCCGAACGGAATTTCTCTTCCTGTTCTTCGTAATGTTCCAATGTGCCTATTTGGTGATGAAATAAATTATATTGATTGGAAAATAAATACCGGGAATATTGTTCCAGCATTTATAACAACTTTTGATATTTCGTCATATATAAGTCAAGGGAATAAAGAAAAAATGGATACAATAAAAAGAAATTCATTAAATAGTTGTTTTGCTATTCCTTTTACAGTTCCTAGTATGCAAGATGCAAGAAGTTTTCCTGAAGCAATAAAGATTATAGGAGATAGGCTTGAGGAAGGAGAAATAAACCAAACAGGGAATATCACAAGAACAGGTAATACTAATATCACAGGAGATGTTAATATCACTGGAAATTTAACAGTAACTCAAAAGATAACTGCTAAGGTAGTAAATATTTTAGAAAGTTTAGCTTCCAAAGTAGCAACTATTGGAGGAATAGACTTTGCGGGACATAAACATACAGATGCAGAAGGTAGAGATACATCGGGGGCAAAATAATGAAAAGTTTAAGAATGAAAGATGGAGATATTCAATTTGGAGAAAAGGTTACAGGAATGGAAGAGTTTTTACAGCGATGGATTAATTCTTTAAAGATATACAGCAATGAATGTTACTATAATGAAAATTTAGGACTTAATATAACTGTTATTAATGGAATAGATGATGCAAAATATAAAATGGAACATATAAAAGAAAAAACACTTTCTTGGTATGGAAAAGAACTTGAAGATTTATATTATGAAATAATATCAGAAAAAAATAGAGTAATAACAGCTGTATTTTATTTTCAACATAAAAAATATAAAAATATACAGCAGGAGGTGATATTGTGAATAAATTGGAAACAAAAGGATTTAATGGGTTAATGGAAATGGCTCAAGAAAAAGCAAAAAGTAAAGATTGTTGGGGGGAAGATTTTAATGCTTCAGAAACATCAGATTACTATAAAATAGTAGCTCCATTTATAACAGTAGCATCTTATTTGGAAGATAAAATTATTTCTATAATGAAAGGGCTTAATTTATATAATGCACAAGGTAATGAGTTAGATGATTTACTAGACAGTTTTCCTCGCCGTCAAGGATCTTATGCTTTTCTTAATTGTGAAATTACTGCTAATAGTTATGTCAGTGTAAAAGAAAAAGACATTCTAATTGAAACAGCAGAAGGAATACAGTTTGAAAATATACAACAATTTGATATTAATTCAACTAAGAAAAAAACAGTATTATTTAAAGCTGTTCTTACAGGAGAAGAGGGAAACATAAAAGAAAATTCTATAACAAGAGTTTTATCAGCTCCAGCAGGAATTGTAAATATTCAAAATAGAGAACTTGGAGAGGGTGGACTTACTCAAGAAAATGACTTTGATTATCTTAATAGATATCTTTCAGGGAATACTGAAGGAGAATGGGCTCTTGAACCTGTTATAGCAGCAGTAAGAGCTCTTGCTGGAGTAAAGAGTTGTAATGGAATAAGAAACAACACTATGGAAACAGATAAAAATGGGTTAGATCCTAAAAGTATATGGCTTGTAGTAGATGGAGGAATAAAAGAAGAAATAGCAGAAGCTATTTATAAGCATATTCATACTCCTGATACTAAAGGAAGTATTGAAGTTGATGTTAAAACTTCAGTTGAAGGCAAAACTGAAAAAATAAGATTTGATAGACCAATAGATGTATTGGTTGATTATAAGTTGACAATAGAAAGTCCTGACGAAGTAGCAATAAGAGAACTTTTGAAAGAATATATAAATAATGCAGGATTAGGAGTAAAACTAAGCACAGGAGTTTTTATATCTGATTGGGTTTGTGGAAAAGGATATAAATATTATGACTTTGATTTGAAATTTAAAAGAAGTACTGAAAATGAATATAAAACATCTTTACAATTAGCTTTCAATGAGCGTTCAAAAGCAAATGGAGAGTGAGGATAATGATAAATGAAGTAATAGAAGGTCTTCCTTTACACTTCCAAAAAGAGAATAATATAAAAATTTATAAAAGTCTTGAACCTGTTGTTGACTACTTAAATGACTTAATTGAATGCTTGAAGGGACAAACCTCATTAATGAAAGCTAAAGGAATCTTTTTAGATTTTTTAGGAGTTCGATACCAAGAGAGTAGAAATGGAAGAGATGACGAACAGTATAGAAAAGCTCTTGTTTCTAAAAGAATGGCAGTATCAGGACTTCCTACTACAGAATTCTTATTAGATGTTGCAAGACAGCTTTCAGGAGCAGAAGTAATAGACTTTAAAACTAGATATAAAGGAGAAGTAGCTAGTCAGTATTTTAAAGTTGATATAGATGGAATATTAGCAAGCATAAGAAAATTTCCAAATTTAAATAATATTTGTGAAGCTGGAACACGAATGTATTGGGAAATAAAGATTTCAAACGAAAAAGCTATTTGTAATTTTGCAAATATAATTAGTGGACATAAAAAAATAGAATTAAATGGAGACTTTACTATTGATCAAACTTTAAGAATAAAGCAAAATATAAATTTAAACTCAGTAATTTCAAATTCTAAAAAAATTGTAATAGGAGGAAAAAATGAGTTATTTTAAAGGATTAAAATTAACAAAATTAGGTGAAACACTTTTAGCAAATATAAATGGAAACTTAAATGAAACTTTGACTTTTACATCAGGAGAAATAGGAGCAGGAACAATTAATAGCGATGATGAAATTAGATTTCTAACATCTTTAAAAGAAAAATGGAAAGAATTAGATATAATAAGTATAGAAAAAGATCCAAATGATGAAACAATTATTAAATTAGAATTACAATTTTCAAATATTGATTTACAAGAAACTAAAATTTTTAGAGAGATTGGAATTTATGCAAAAGGAAATAATAGTGAACCTGTATTGTTTGCTTATTCAAATGCAGGAGAGAATTATGACTATATTCCTCTTCCACAAGATAATCCACAAAATTTTACTATTGAAATTAATTTAAAGATAACTTCCAATTCTAAAATTGATGCAATTATAAATATGGCTGGGTTTGTCACAATAGGAAAAATGGTTGAATTTTTAAAAAGTAAGTTAACTCAAATTCCTACTGTAATAGAACTACAATCAAGAAAAAACTTAAAAGTTAGAGATATAGTTGAAGTTTTAGGATATTATACTGCAGGTGATGGGGCAGGACATAAGAGAATAATAGCAAGAGAAGATGATGGAAGTGGTGTTCAGTTAGCTAATAAGCTATGGGCTAATATTATTCATAGTGGAAAAGTTAATGTTTCGTGGTTCGGAGCAAAAGGCGATGGAGTAACTGATGATACTTTAGCTATTCAAAAAGCCATGAAGGTTGGAACTACTGTATATTTTGATAATAAAACTTATTTTATTAATTCTAATATTAGAAGTAGTATAACTTCTAATATTATTGGAAACAATACTATTATTAAAATTATTAATGATATTGAAAGCAGTATCTTTACGTTTTCTAATAAAAAAATAAATATAGCTTCTTTTAAATTTGATATAGAAAACAAGTCTATTGACAATGCTATTTTTATATCTGGTGCAAAACAATGCGTTATTAACGATATAGAAATATTTAATATTAAAAATAAAAAAAATGGATTGTCTTGCATAGATATTGTTAATACTTTTAATTGTGATATTTCAAATCTATACATTCATGATTGTGCTGCAATAGGAAATAAAGTTACAACTGATGGTTCTGGTAATGCTACAGGTATATTAGTTAGTAGATTTAAAGGTAATTGTACTATTCACGACAGTTACTTTGAAGAAATACACACTATCGATAATGACGGAAATATAATTTTTGAAGATAGTAATGCAATTTATGTTACAGAATTAAATTCTCCCGC contains these protein-coding regions:
- a CDS encoding phage baseplate protein — its product is MNFSIRSLMSSITEKIEPVKKYLTAQTVILEGIPLELTNEFSEDLSSEIPVTKLDDGSNKTDNISNNPSSFSIKAQITGADKDRIYEKIISLVKKRQPVSLYIDKLYSNLGITSVSKNITTYTYIEITISFTQMEYAHIEFIPAPSIAAKPLVSEKTEIRTGKQEWEGELASESIKLRGE
- a CDS encoding baseplate J/gp47 family protein, with protein sequence MNKLETKGFNGLMEMAQEKAKSKDCWGEDFNASETSDYYKIVAPFITVASYLEDKIISIMKGLNLYNAQGNELDDLLDSFPRRQGSYAFLNCEITANSYVSVKEKDILIETAEGIQFENIQQFDINSTKKKTVLFKAVLTGEEGNIKENSITRVLSAPAGIVNIQNRELGEGGLTQENDFDYLNRYLSGNTEGEWALEPVIAAVRALAGVKSCNGIRNNTMETDKNGLDPKSIWLVVDGGIKEEIAEAIYKHIHTPDTKGSIEVDVKTSVEGKTEKIRFDRPIDVLVDYKLTIESPDEVAIRELLKEYINNAGLGVKLSTGVFISDWVCGKGYKYYDFDLKFKRSTENEYKTSLQLAFNERSKANGE